Genomic segment of Zerene cesonia ecotype Mississippi chromosome 7, Zerene_cesonia_1.1, whole genome shotgun sequence:
AcgtggcggcggcggcgggcgagTTCCTCAACTGGCGGCTGTTCCGCACCGAGCCGCCCGTGCCGCCCGCGCGCTCGCGCCGCGGCAAGCAGCGCCTGCCCAACACCTCGCTCGTGCGCGACCTCGTGCAGTTCTTCATCGAGTCCGAGGTGAGCCGCACCCGCATCAACCCGCGTATACACGCATATACCCGCATATACCCGCGTAAACTTGTAAATGCACGCTTCTATTCCAAGAGGTTCTCGTTCCCAGGAGTTATTTCAACGATTGAAGGGACAAAAAAGTAgtacatttatacatttaatggAAACTAGCGCGTCAAGTCAATccattatgaaaaataaaacacatattatttctattaagaCATTCTTTGcatttgtgtttgttgtgtGTCTTATGTAGCATAGGTTTTTAAATCTACTTAAATTTTTGCCTCATTAAGTACAACCAACgacatatttataagtatttgatGAAAAATGCTAAAAGTACACTTCCTGTTTCAGCTGCATGAGCACGGCGCGTACCTGGTGGACTCGCTGATCGAGTCGAACCCGATGATGAAGGACTGGGAGTGCATGTCGGACCTGCTGCTGGAGGAGGCCGGGCCCGGCGAGGAGGCGCTGGACAACCGGCAGGAGTCCTCGCTCATCGAGCTGATGGTGTGCTGCGTGCGCCAGGCCTCCACCGGCGAGCCGCCCGTGGGCCGCGGGCCCGTGCGCCGCCACCATCACATGCTGTCCAAGGAGCAGGCCAAGGTCGCGTCTCAACACTgatctatcatcatcatcatcaacaccTTTAGCccattatatacaattacatcataataaaacatatacatatatatattttgtagaatATATGCTATATTGGAAAATATCACAACAGGGGAGGAGAATAATGTacaatatatgaaatacaataatttacgcATGACATAAACATaccatattacatttatatttgcaacacaaaaattaatcttacaataattttacagcAAGTGAGCGACGACCGCACAAAAATGACCGCCCACTTCATGGTGTCCCTCCCGGCGCTACTCGACAAGTTCAGTGCTGACCCGGAAAAACTGACCAACCTGCTCTCCATTCCGCAATACTTCGACCTCGAGTTGTACACCACCCAGCGGCAGGAGGGCAACCTGACGCTGCTGCTGAACAAGATCCGCGACATCGTGTCGGCGCACACGGAAGCGGAGGTGATCGAGACGTGCGGGCGGACGCTGGAGGTGCTGTGCAGCGAGCAGTGCGCCGTGTACACGCGCTGCAACGTGGCGCGGGCCACCGTCACCGACATGTGCGTCAATAGATACAAGGAGGCGATCGATGACTACCGCAGTCTTATTGAAGGGGTGAGCTTGTATTATCTGTATCTGTATTGTCTGGTCTTGGTGATTGTCATCTTTGTTTTCAATATGATACAGTATTCGATTTGTAGTTTGTTTATTGGACCATCTGATTAATACAGTGGAGTGGAGTTCTGGACTCAAATTCAATTCAGTGTTTGTGAAAGGAAGGCACCTAGATACAAGGgttgtgtttgttgtttgtatttttaaacaaattaattatttatatgacaaatgataaaatgttaaatccTTCCACAccttataaactaaaaatagtgttataatttaacaaagttTGCGATACACTTGCAGGGTGAAACCCCAGATGCCGATGAGGTGTTCAACGTGGTGAACTCCCTGCGCAAGGTGTCCATAATGTACATGTGCCACAACCTGAATGACACTAACATTTGGGACTCGCTTTTCGAAGATCTACCTAAGTGCCTTAAGCAGAATGAGTCGCAAATGCCCACACAGGTAAAGTGTTctttcctttttaattttttttttaattataaaaatttattatattatgaccatttataatataatttatttttaatttattatttaaaaaattaccatcAATCCATATTgatggtaattttttatgtgtcaCCATTACCAGAGATGACTTTTAATGAACACACTTAACTCAGGAATTATAGATTCCATTTGATACATGATTAATGTGGGTGGCagcaagttttatattaatatctctGTAACAATTTTACGCCCAAATGATGGAACATAAATGCTAAATACTTTTGGACATTCATTAAAGCTAAGCGTAATGGATCAAACGGTTTCCCTGCTGTTGTGACTGATGGCCNNNNNNNNNNNNNNNNNNNNNNNNNNNNNNNNNNNNNNNNNNNNNNNNNNNNNNNNNNNNNNNNNNNNNNNNNNNNNNNNNNNNNNNNNNNNNNNNNNNNNNNNNNNNNNNNNNNNNNNNNNNNNNNNNNNNNNNNNNNNNNNNNNNNNNNNNNNNNNNNNNNNNNNNNNNNNNNNNNNNNNNNNNNNNNNNNNNNNNNNNNNNNNNNNNNNNNNNNNNNNNNNNNNNNNNNNNNNNNNNNNNNNNNNNNNNNNNNNNNNNNNNNNNNNNNNNNNNNNNNNNNNNNNNNNNNNNNNNNNNNNNNNNNNNNNNNNNNNNNNNNNNNNNNNNNNNNNNNNNNNNNNNNNNNNNNNNNNNNNNNNNNNNNNNNNNNNNNNNNNNNNNNNNNNNNNNNNNNNNNNNNNNNNNNNNNNNNNNNNNNNNNNNNNNNNNNNNNNNNNNNNNNNNNNNNNNNNNNNNNNNNNNNNNNNNNNNNNNNNNNNNNNNNNNNNNNNNNNNNNNNNNNNNNNNNNNNNNNNNNNNNNNNNNNNNNNNNNNNNNNNNNNNNNNNNNNNNNNNNNNNNNNNNNNNNNNNNNNNNNNNNNNNNNNNNNNNNNNNNNNNNNNNNNNNNNNNNNNNNNNNNNNNNNNNNNNNNNNNNNNNNNNNNNNNNNNNNNNNNNNNNNNNNNNNNNNNNNNNNNNNNNNNNNNNNNNNNNNNNNNNNNNNNNNNNNNNNNNNNNNNNNNNNNNNNNNNNNNNNNNNNNNNNNNNNNNNNNNNNNNNNNNNNNNNNNNNNNNNNNNNNNNNNNNNNNNNNNNNNNNNNNNNNNNNNNNNNNNNNNNNNNNNNNNNNNNNNNNNNNNNNNNNNNNNNNNNNNNNNNNNNNNNNNNNNNNNNNNNNNNNNNNNNNNNNNNNNNNNNNNNNNNNNNNNNNNNNNNNNNNNNNNNNNNNNNNNNNNNNNNNNNNNNNNNNNNNNNNNNNNNNNNNNNNNNNNNNNNNNNNNNNNNNNNNNNNNNNNNNNGACAGCATCACTTCCAGTATATTTTCAGGACACACTTTGGTTTTAGATATTGTTTCCCAGCTGTGTCGGGCTTCCTTGTAGGCTGGATATGTAAAGAAGGCATGTTCGGCATTTTCATCTAGTCCACAGATTGGACACTCTAGAGAGTCTTCATGTTTAAAACAGTGCAGCGGATAGTAGTTGACTTCACCATGTTTACAGTTAACTCAGGGTTAAATCTTTGGAATAAGCCAATGGGTCTATCTTCTTTTGGTTGAGGTATCCCATATTATttgccatttttttatattcttccGTCTTTCTTCGGTTTTCAGTTCAGTCTAATTATGAGCGCAGTGCCATTTTTCTTGCGATGGTAAAGGTGCTTCCGTTCGTCTGCCAAGACTTCAATTGAGAAGAATTCCAGAGATGACCTAGGACGCAACAACAGAAACGGTGCGAAAGGCACTGGCAATGCGTAGTGCGCTCACTCTGTAAGTCGATGGAAGTGGACGCTTGGAATGTTGTATTTGCAGCTTATCAGACCAGAGTGGAGCGCCATATAAGAGCGCTAACGTAGAAGCTGATAATAGTAGCTATAGATAGTGTGTAGAGGTGTGTTGGTGCGCGGGTGCGGGCGCGGGGCGGGCGGGTACGCACTGTGCCTGCGCGCGTAGTGGcggcgcgcgggcggcgcgcggtCGTCGGGCGCGTCGGTGACGAGCGCGGTGCGGTAGGCGAGCAGCGCCGGCCACTCCTCCGCCCACTGCGACGGGAACTTGCTGTCCAGGAACTGCAATCGGACCGACCCAGTGTTCATTCAAATATAAGTTACTAgcggtatatatatatatatagcttatagccttcctcaataaatggactttataatgttgtagaatttttcaaatcggaccaatagttcctgagattcaaacaaactaactcatcagcgttataatattattatagttatacgTAAATAGCGAGGTCACGATGACATTTGCATAAAAGCACGTTTAGTGCTCGGGGCCGACCTTGAGCACCTGGCGCTTGTCCTGGCGCAGCAGCTTGGCGCAGAACTCGGCGAGCGGCTCGAGGAAGAGCAGGTTGGGCGGCGGCGCGTGCGGCTGCGCGTCGAGCGCCGCGAAGGCGATGCCGGCGCGGTGCAGCGCCACCAGCGCCTCGCGGTTCTTCACCGCGTCCAGCCCGAACATCATCGCGAACCGCTTCGCCAGCTCCTACCAGATCCAGAGACACCACTATTGCAATATCACGTACGGTATCGGGCTTATTCCTCAAATTATATTGAGATGTTTTAAAACTACTATCATGAGTATTTTTAAactcatttttttaagtcatactCGGCAAAGAAGCGGTTGATATTGATGGTAGCACCCATGAACATTGCTCAAGCTCAAAGCTCAAGACAATTTACCAGACCTCACATCTCTGCAAATGAATTGAAGACTTTCAGTTACATCCAAAGTGACCACTGTACATGTCCCGTCGTCCAAAAAAGCGCATCACTCCCGAGCAGTTAGGGGCAGGGCGGTGGGGTGCGCAGGCGCATACCTTGAGCTCGGTGAACTCGGGCAGGTTGCGCTGCAGGTTGGCGTGCTTGGTGCGCAGGTCGGTGAACAGCGCCTGCATGGCCAGCTCCATGGTGAGCGCGCAGTTCAGCTTGTTGATCTCGCGCGCCTTGCTCAGCGTCGCCTTTATTATGTCGCCGTAGTCGTTGTAGCACTGCGAAACGGCGCGTATTGCGATACAAATAGAGTTCATTTTTCATGAgcaatttaaatgagaaacaATGGCACACAACCACAATGCAATGGAACAATctacattgtaataatatcatacttaataatttgtgCGTTTAATTACACACGTTcatctaaaattaattattaaacacgcTCATCTCAAAAACTACCgcttttaattgattttttttttgtatgtgtgtaacgtaatatttttttttgtcagagcgggcaactgagctggcgATTCGCCTTATGGTAAGCGGTCACTACCCATTCGCAGATGTAGTGCCTATGCTGATacactgcccgcttttaaggagtaggagaaaaggaaaggactgtCGAGTGGAAAGATGGAATGGACTGAGACGGGTGGCTGGATCAGCCGGTACCTTGATGTAATGCTTGAAGACGTCGACGGCGCGGCGTATGGGCGCCACGTTGTACACGATGAGCTTGCAGTAGGCGGCCAGGAAGTTGCGCCGCTTGTGCAGCTCCTCTATGCGTCTCTCGTCTTGCCCGTCTGCGGTTCGGAACATGCTCCGCTGTCAGTTTGTATCGCACTCGCATGCGACGAGAAGACAATAAGAGACTCTAtctctttcttttcttttgaaatgtttttaaaaacattgaaagtCAGGTTCATTTGGATCGcggaaattttaattgtttaatctcGTTATATTTCTCAATTGTGAAAAGAGATAAAGTTATAAGGATGGTACTGTctgaatgttaaaatttagtcTAGTCTCAATCCCATGATCTTATATAGCAGTGTCATTCATACTTTAATGTAAGTGATAATTTGGAACCGAGAACTTTACtcttcataaaaataagaaaaaatagaaCTCTTTGCACCTTCGATTACAATCAACACGGACCTTGAGATtgagataattataaaagcaatcTGAAGAAATCAAATGGATATATGCATCGTTCGTTTACAGATACTGTAACTGATAAAACAGTTTACTAAaactgtattaataaattttaacacagCATTGAAAGACGCAACAAGTAATAAACCAGTTTGTCATTGGATGAGATGAACGATGATACTATCGCCGGCAActctttaattgtttaatttatcacGCGAATCTGATGAGTCAAGCTTCACAATTTCACTATTTGTATGCATGATGCGATTCTCCGAAACAAGAACAAACTCAATTCTTTAACTAAATTATGAGACGGACGGTGCCATGAGCCATCGATGTTATTTCTGactcatatattttgaaatcggcATGCGACAAAGCGGAtacgcaatttttttttaagatttgtaAAACGCAAGCAttcatatacaatataattgcaTAGTCCATGCCAAAATTATATCGGCGTGTTGATCCCAAAACGATACTGCAAACGACATGACTGAAGTAACGAATgtgttcaatttataatttcccaTTTCTGGGAATTTGAAATCGGTAGGTATCTGAATGTATAGTTCTTCCAATGTGCTTCTGTGTTCTGCGCTCTCTATTGGACAATTATCAAATGATTCAATGATGATGGAAGCAATAAGCCAATAGAACCGAACACCGCTGTCAGTATCGCGTCGGGAGAAGCGGGCGAATTTTCCCTTAGTAATGTTGGAACAACACGCATCCGCTGAGTCGAGacaaaaatatgcattattatCCCGCGACTCCGCCCCCATGTAGAGAACATGGGGGCGGAGTCGCTTCGCGGATTGATCGATCTTAATGCAAGGCAAGTTGCAAAACGGGGTGGGGATTGACTTGCATATGCACGCTTCATACAGAAATTCAAACAACACTGACCGTGTAATGTAATTTCGCGCGTCACTAATGCTATCACAAACCCTTAGTTCACTCAACAAGATTCccaattttgtttcaattggTACgagaaaagaaaagaattgGACTTCAACTGTAACTTCTAACGAGTATATGGACAGTTACAAGCGCACGGCATTACTAAGGCAAAATCCGTGGGGGTGAATTATATCGCGGAAAGGTTGAGGCTTAccggccgccgccgccgcgccgcatGCAACAGACACGCCCCGTTAGCCCGACCCCGCCCGCCCCACTACCCCATTGAGACCAATTTTCCCCACATTTTTGAAACTTTATTTCTCTTAAAACTATCCCAAAATCTCTTTGGAGTGTTTTCTCTATAACTTCTCAAAGGCGTTTATTCAACGAGACTTCGTTTGGAAGCGTTTTTGAATCGTCAGAATATAATAAGGATTTATTTACCAACGATTCGGAGTGTGGTTTCTACAAAGAAGAACCAGAAAATCTAATTAGTTTCTTTATAatgatatcaataaaaatacctcaccaatataaaaagacttataattttttaaaagcgGTAAATAGGATATACCTTACCACAAAATACCCTAGCTTAACAGTGACCCGCTAGAAATATCTAGAACCAATGAACGAGCGGGGCGGGTAGTTATAAATCTGTGCATCTTTACGAgaataatgcatatttttcaCCAATcgaatgtttaaaaacacaaattacgTAAACAGTTAGCATTTATCTTTGTACTTAACCAATCAAATGCAATAAGTATACATAAAACCACGTTCCCACTAAACACTCACATTATACTACAATACTAAATCGAAAGAAGCTGCCGATTTCACTtccttgttttattaaaaggaGACATAAAgtgaaattcataatttataggaACAAAAATTTACCTGTTTTGAcgattaaatctttaaaatgtcTCGTAAATAAGCGATACTGACACACAAAACACATGAAATCTACACACAAATATGTTTTAGTGTTCAGATTTTGTTaatcagaaaatataaaacttgaaatacgattaattacataaaatattttgttataaacaatcgataataaagatatatggTCTGGTGCGGTGTCATAGTGCGTGTCGATGCGTGTCGTAGTGTGGTGTGATGCGGTATACTATCATGTATGTGGAGTTTTGTGGCGTGTTATTGCGTGTGGATGCGTGTTATAGTGAGGTGTGATGCGGTATACTATCATGTAATGNNNNNNNNNNNNNNNNNNNNNNNNNNNNNNNNNNNNNNNNNNNNNNNNNNNNNNNNNNNNNNNNNNNNNNNNNNNNNNNNNNNNNNNNNNNNNNNNNNNNNNNNNNNNNNNNNNNNNNNNNNNNNNNNNNNNNNNNNNNNNNNNNNNNNNNNNNNNNNNNNNNNNNNNNNNNNNNNNNNNNNNNNNNNNNNNNNNNNNNNNNNNNNNNNNNNNNNNNNNNNNNNNNNNNNNNNNNNNNNNNNNNNNNNNNNNNNNNNNNNNNNNNNNNNNNNNNNNNNNNNNNNNNNNNNNNNNNNNNNNNNNNNNNNNNNNNNNNNNNNNNNNNNNNNNNNNNNNNNNNNNNNNNNNNNNNNNNNNNNNNNNNNNNNNNNNNNNNNNNNNNNNNNNNNNNNNNNNNNNNNNNNNNNNNNNNNNNNNNNNNNNNNNNNNNNNNNNNNNNNNNNNNNNNNNNNNNNNNNNNNNNNNNNNNNNNNNNNNNNNNNNNNNNNNNNNNNNNNNNNNNNNNNNNNNNNNNNNNNNNNNNNNNNNNNNNNNNNNNNNNNNNNNNNNNNNNNNNNNNNNNNNNNNNNNNNNNNNNNNNNNNNNNNNNNNNNNNNNNNNNNNNNNNNNNNNNNNNNNNNNNNNNNNNNNNNNNNNNNNNNNNNNNNNNNNNNNNNNNNNNNNNNNNNNNNNNNNNNNNNNNNNNNNNNNNNNNNNNNNNNNNNNNNNNNNNNNNNNNNNNNNNNNNNNNNNNNNNNNNNNNNNNNNNNNNNNNNNNNNNNNNNNNNNNNNNNNNNNNNNNNNNNNNNNNNNNNNNNNNNNNNNNNNNNNNNNNNNNNNNNNNNNNNNNNNNNNNNNNNNNNNNNNNNNNNNNNNNNNNNNNNNNNNNNNNNNNNNNNNNNNNNNNNNNNNNNNNNNNNNNNNNNNNNNNNNNNNNNNNNNNNNNNNNNNNNNNNNNNNNNNNNNNNNNNNNNNNNNNNNNNNNNNNNNNNNNNNNNNNNNNNNNNNNNNNNNNNNNNNNAAGGAAGCCCGACACAGCTGGGAAACAATATCTAAAACCAAAGTGTGTCCTGAAAATATACTGGAAGTGATGCTGTCATGTAAAGAAGCATGGGAAGCAACGAGCGACTATGTAACGGAGGAACTGAAAGACCTACGAAATAAAGAACAGTCGCGTAAAGCTATGAAAATGCTAGATTAAAATAAGAGGAAAATGTGTCCCCCCGTGTGTATGTCCCCCTGTGAAGTAAAGCCTCAAGCCGCCCCTCGGGGATATGGACTATACAAGAAAGAGGGTTTTTTAGTCTGTATCGACCACCAGAACATACCATGTCGTAGATCCAAACCTGAGGATACTTAAAAGTATATCTTCCcctctataataaaaaaaaaacaccccTACACACGCACGTAACacacaaaaaacataacaagCATATACACATATGCAAACACGCACACGTGGACACACCGCCTGATACCGAGACACGCGCCCTCTGACGTAACTTACTCTAGCTGCTACTACCGACACgctatatttactatataaggaaaatttaaaaacaaaaaaaaacaaataggaAGCAGTCAGTTATTGCGGAGAATaataggttatttatttatttttaccatcGTCAAATACCTTATTTGGCGATGgtaaaaatgtcataaaaatattttgttactaaatttgtgttttgtgcCTAATAAGCCTTTGATATCAAAATActtcatttcttttaaatcagttaataataaaatgaataaatctccGTATTTGACCCCATGGATGGAAACATTGTCGATTATCATGTAATGAAGGATTAATTTCATTCATGTTATCAGCGTTCCACATTGCATTcgataagtaattataataaataacaggaAAAGTTTATGCATTCGACTAATATATCAAGTTATTTGATTGAGGGAATAGATCGCATAAAGTTGATCACTATAAGGGAGCTAATAAACAACTGTTACTCAATATACTTTCCAccggatgaaccgattttaatgattcatttttttttttttctgttgtcTCCCGTCCCATTAAAGTTTGCACTAGTTCTGACAATAAAGAGCGTTTTTAAGAattacagacagacagagaaagtacctttgtttatattatgtagtgataacatttaatattttcattgcagAGGGACAGGCCGAGGAGGAGGAGGGAGAGGAGAACGCGGACTCGGAGCAGGAGGGGGGGTGAGGCTAGCCTTGCGTGCACTTGTCCCACCTAGCTGTGTGCCGGCGCGGGGgggaaacattttatatacttttatacgagtactttttatgtaaaaaaagattcaagttttttttcaactaatttacatgaatattagttttttatgaatta
This window contains:
- the LOC119828241 gene encoding cohesin subunit SA-2-like; its protein translation is MFRTADGQDERRIEELHKRRNFLAAYCKLIVYNVAPIRRAVDVFKHYIKCYNDYGDIIKATLSKAREINKLNCALTMELAMQALFTDLRTKHANLQRNLPEFTELKELAKRFAMMFGLDAVKNREALVALHRAGIAFAALDAQPHAPPPNLLFLEPLAEFCAKLLRQDKRQVLKFLDSKFPSQWAEEWPALLAYRTALVTDAPDDRAPPARRHYARRHSAYPPAPRPHPRTNTPLHTIYSYYYQLLR